A section of the Glandiceps talaboti chromosome 8, keGlaTala1.1, whole genome shotgun sequence genome encodes:
- the LOC144438513 gene encoding polyunsaturated fatty acid 5-lipoxygenase-like, whose protein sequence is MGSGGSHHQLRYISIRTGELQGAGTNSSVHLIFFNENDDKSEVVTPNKTLHNDFKRGDIDTYPVKIPANFGPVTKTEVWCDTWLGDKWYVDYLKVAGKKGKDVCAFPMQRWIDSKHFVVYRNDSCLPQFAPNAEERRRELDRKKVLYQFATPTDGLPSTVINLPKSDEFTVPYESERLMVGVKGELSKMLISLISCEWKSLGDIKNIYGGSLKMPINPDVWKEEWYFGAQRLMGCNPIQIKLCSDIPDKFAVEDSKIQPLMENLSLNEAISQKRLFIVDHEDLEDLPQAKPETVVCAPIALFFRTKENTLIPVAIQLFQQKREDNPVFMPSDPKYTWLVAKLFFNNADAQDHEAISHLLYTHLVMESFALAAHRQLSQSHPMFRLMAAHFQFLLAINSGGLPILMDPGGWFDDITSIGRDGALELMRRKWKNWRLDVQGTLPNELKHRGVDDPNVLPNYYYRDDALLTYNAINAYVSKIVNAHYDDSEKLNGDFELQSWGEELAAPQPQGFGIQGMPGNGHFSTTDDVIQVITCVIFTSSVTHGAVNFNQYDQYADPLKSPMYLRGIPPKNKTPLTEKDVLAYLPDKSTQLKIMVMAQSLSLFGTEKLGYFDKLYQSDSISQSAIKEFQEDLKKVGETIDERNKKRIVSYQYLHPSVLPNAISI, encoded by the exons ATGGGTTCTGGTGGCAGTCATCATCAGCTCCGTTACATTTCCATCAGAACAGGTGAATTACAAGGCGCTGGTACCAATTCCTCtgttcatttaatttttttcaacgAAAATGATGACAAAAGTGAAGTCGTTACCCCGAACAAAACACTTCACAATGACTTTAAAAGAGGCGACATCGATACATACCCTGTAAAAATCCCGGCAAATTTTGGCCCTGTCACTAAAACTGAAGTGTGGTGTGATACATGGCTTGGTGATAAATGGTATGTCGATTACCTCAAAGTGGCCGGTAAGAAAGGAAAAGACGTGTGTGCGTTCCCAATGCAGCGATGGATTGACTCCAAGCATTTCGTTGTGTATCGAAACGACAGCTGCCTTCCTCAGTTTGCTCCCAATGCAGAAGAAAGGAGAAGAGAACTCGATAGAAAGAAAGTACTCTATCAGTTTGCGACACCTACTGATGGCCTTCCTTCAACA gtTATAAATCTGCCAAAATCCGATGAATTCACAGTGCCATATGAA AGTGAAAGATTGATGGTTGGGGTCAAAGGCGAACTGTCTAAGATGTTGATATCGCTGATATCATGTGAATGGAAGAGTCTAGGCGACATAAAGAACATTTATGGTGGAAGTCTGAAGATGCCAATA AACCCAGACGTATGGAAGGAGGAATGGTACTTTGGAGCGCAGAGACTCATGGGATGCAATCCTATACAAATCAAGCTATGTTCTGATATCCCAGACAA ATTTGCTGTTGAAGATAGTAAAATACAACCATTGATGGAAAATCTGTCACTCAATGAAGCTATCTCACAAAAACGATTGTTTATTGTGGACCATGAAGATTTAGAAGATTTGCCCCAGGCTAAACCAGAAACG GTTGTCTGTGCACCGATTGCTTTGTTCTTTCGGACAAAGGAAAATACCTTAATTCCTGTGGCGATTCAACTATTCCAGCAGAAGAGGGAAGATAATCCG GTCTTCATGCCAAGTGATCCTAAATATACATGGTTGGTGGCCAAGTTGTTTTTCAACAATGCTGATGCACAGGACCACGAAGCTATATCCCATCTGCTGTACACTCATCTAGTGATGGAGAGTTTTGCTTTGGCAGCACATCGACAGTTGTCACAGTCTCATCCTATGTTCAGACTTATGGCTGCCCACTTTCAGTTTCTGTTGGCAATCAACAG TGGTGGTCTACCTATTCTTATGGATCCCGGTGGTTGGTTCGACGATATAACAAGCATAGGCAGAGACGGTGCCCTTGAACTAATGCGTCGGAAGTGGAAAAATTGGCGATTAGATGTACAAGGAACGCTTCCTAACGAACTGAAGCATCGTGGAGTGGATGACCCGAATGTGTTACCGAACTACTACTACCGTGATGATGCTCTGTTGACCTACAACGCCATAAATGCTTACGTTTCTAAAATTGTGAATGCCCATTATG ATGACTCTGAAAAGCTGAACGGTGATTTTGAGTTGCAGTCATGGGGTGAAGAACTGGCTGCCCCTCAACCACAGGGATTTGGCATTCAG GGTATGCCAGGAAATGGACACTTCTCAACGACTGATGATGTGATACAAGTTATCACGTGTGTCATATTTACTAGCAGTGTAACCCACGGAGCTGTAAACTTCAACCAATATGACCAATATGCTGACCCTCTGAAGAGCCCAATGTATCTACGAGGGATTCCACCAAAGAACAAG ACTCCGTTAACTGAGAAAGACGTGTTGGCATATTTACCAGACAAATCAACACAACTGAAGATTATGGTGATGGCCCAATCACTGAGTCTTTTCGGAACAGAGAAATTGGGATACTTTGATAAATTGTATCAAAGTGACAGTATCAGCCAATCAGCAATCAAGGA GTTCCAGGAAGACCTGAAGAAAGTCGGAGAAACAATTGATGAACGAAacaagaaaagaattgtttcctATCAATACCTACATCCATCTGTGCTGCCAAATGCAATCTCCATATag